Within Protaetiibacter intestinalis, the genomic segment TACGTACGATCCGCCAGGCGATCGACCTCGGGGTCGACTTCTTCGATACATCCGACTTCTACGGTGCCAGTAGTTCAGAGATCGGCGCGCCCGTGCCGGGATTCGGGCACAACGAGAGCCTCCTCGGCCGCGCTCTCGACAGGCGACGCGACGAGGTCGTGGTTGCGACCAAGTTCTCCGCACGACCGACGGGCGATGGAACGAGCCTGTTCGATGGCCGTCCGGAATACGTCTCATCGGCAATCGAGGCGAGCCTGCGCCGCCTGCGTACCGATTACATCGACGTGTACTACTACCATCGACTCGATCCGACCGTACCGATTGAAGACACGGTCGGCGCGATGGCCGAACTCGTCGCCACGGGCAAAGCCCGCGCCATCGGCTTGAGCGAGATCGATGCAGACACGCTACGGCGCGCTGTCGCCGTGCATCCCATTGCTGTGCTCCAGAGCGAGTACTCGCTCTGGGAGCGCAGCATAGAGACGGAAGTGATTGCGGCTGCACGTCAGCACGACGTGACTCTTGTCCCCTACAGTCCGCTCGGACGCGGCATGCTGGCGGGCGCCTTCGGCCCGACGACAGTCTTCGACAGGTCTGACTTTCGTTCCACGCTCCCTCGCTTTCAAGGGGAGCACATGGCCCGCAATCTCGCGCTGGTTGAGGACTTGTCGCGATTTGCCCGCGAACGCGACGCTACCCCCGGCCAGGTGGCTCTCGCCTGGCTGCTCGCCCAGCCGCACGACATCGTCCCCATCCCCGGTAGCCGCAGCCTTCCACGCATAACGGAGAACCTCGCAGCCAGCGCCGTGCGACTGAGCGCCGACGATATCGCGATGCTCTCCACGATGTTCGACCCGGCACGCATCTCCGGGGAACGTTACGGCACCCGGCACCCACGACGAGAAAACGAACAATCGAAAGCGAGAAACGAATGAATCCCAGCAGACCTTTCGACACCAAAGTTGCCTACGTCACAGGCGCGGGCTCCGGAATGGGCGCTGACATCGCGCGGTTGCTTGCCGAACGCGGTGCCAAGGTCAGCCTGGTCGGACGCCAGCTGGCTCCCCTGCAACAGGTTGCCGACGACATCACAGCGCGCGGCGGGGACGCAGCGGTGTTCCCGGGCGATGTGAGCAATCCCGACGATGTCGAGCGCACCGTCGCAGCGACCGAGGAACGCTTCGGCTCGCTGCACTTCGCTGTCAACAATGCGGGAGTTTCCAGTACCTTCCATGATCTGCC encodes:
- a CDS encoding aldo/keto reductase; protein product: MSQFYGTAEDAVSLRTIRQAIDLGVDFFDTSDFYGASSSEIGAPVPGFGHNESLLGRALDRRRDEVVVATKFSARPTGDGTSLFDGRPEYVSSAIEASLRRLRTDYIDVYYYHRLDPTVPIEDTVGAMAELVATGKARAIGLSEIDADTLRRAVAVHPIAVLQSEYSLWERSIETEVIAAARQHDVTLVPYSPLGRGMLAGAFGPTTVFDRSDFRSTLPRFQGEHMARNLALVEDLSRFARERDATPGQVALAWLLAQPHDIVPIPGSRSLPRITENLAASAVRLSADDIAMLSTMFDPARISGERYGTRHPRRENEQSKARNE